One Candidatus Babeliales bacterium DNA window includes the following coding sequences:
- a CDS encoding SRPBCC family protein, with amino-acid sequence MLIIKNTIETTATPSQIWHIWQDIATWNTWDHDLEFSTLNGPFTTGTTGTLKFKTGPLLQTKLAKVEPMHLFVQEANVPLARFVMSHFVTERNGKSTVTFKTEIRGPLALFWALLMGKGIKKKIPIEMAAMIKKAEKQS; translated from the coding sequence ATGCTCATCATCAAAAATACTATAGAAACAACAGCAACCCCTTCTCAAATCTGGCACATCTGGCAAGATATTGCCACCTGGAATACCTGGGACCATGACCTCGAGTTCAGCACGCTCAACGGCCCCTTCACAACGGGCACAACTGGCACGCTTAAATTCAAAACTGGCCCACTCTTACAAACCAAACTCGCCAAGGTTGAGCCCATGCACTTATTTGTTCAAGAAGCTAACGTCCCCCTTGCACGCTTTGTTATGTCACACTTTGTAACTGAAAGAAACGGCAAATCAACCGTCACCTTTAAAACTGAAATACGTGGACCCTTGGCGCTTTTTTGGGCATTATTGATGGGTAAAGGTATCAAAAAAAAGATACCTATCGAAATGGCTGCGATGATAAAAAAAGCCGAAAAACAAAGCTAA